A genomic window from Caballeronia sp. SBC1 includes:
- a CDS encoding DUF1837 domain-containing protein — protein MDRIMSGRFFNVVLDDAARMPGITGICAGFELGSWRVKQLATVLFRSLPDFCLQYSEREAINFDNAMERVAAAARTIYQTEKFKSRGEFGELVLHVALKELFNTIPAISKIFFKDSVNNTVKGFDAVHVVPTHSGLQLWLGEVKFYQDINAAIDDVCSELDAHFEREYLRNEFLLLERKIDSAWPHAEKLRALMDENVSLDKVFEAVCVPVLLTYNSPVTGVHTQYSEQYVHAMTTELEKHYAKFKSKNNLTNVHVRLILLPLQEKKLLVEELHKKLEAAQCL, from the coding sequence ATGGACCGCATTATGTCGGGGCGTTTTTTTAACGTTGTGTTGGACGACGCGGCACGGATGCCAGGAATCACAGGCATCTGTGCCGGTTTCGAACTCGGTTCGTGGCGGGTGAAACAGTTAGCGACCGTACTTTTTCGCTCCCTGCCTGATTTCTGTCTGCAATATTCCGAGCGCGAAGCTATCAATTTCGATAACGCGATGGAACGGGTAGCAGCCGCTGCCAGAACGATTTACCAAACCGAAAAGTTCAAGAGTCGCGGTGAATTCGGTGAACTTGTTCTGCACGTCGCGCTAAAAGAACTATTCAACACCATACCGGCAATATCCAAGATTTTCTTCAAGGACTCAGTCAACAACACCGTCAAGGGATTCGATGCTGTCCACGTGGTTCCGACCCACAGTGGTCTTCAGCTTTGGCTCGGCGAAGTGAAGTTTTATCAGGATATCAACGCGGCGATTGACGACGTGTGTTCGGAACTCGATGCTCACTTCGAGCGCGAATATTTACGGAATGAGTTTCTACTTCTTGAGCGAAAAATCGATTCAGCGTGGCCGCACGCCGAAAAGCTTCGGGCGCTGATGGACGAAAACGTGTCTTTGGACAAGGTCTTCGAAGCGGTTTGTGTGCCGGTGCTTCTTACTTACAACAGCCCTGTCACCGGTGTCCACACCCAATATTCAGAGCAGTATGTCCACGCAATGACAACCGAGCTTGAAAAACACTACGCGAAATTCAAATCGAAAAACAATCTGACGAACGTCCACGTTCGACTGATTTTGCTTCCCCTTCAAGAAAAGAAACTCTTGGTGGAAGAACTACACAAAAAGCTGGAGGCCGCACAATGCCTTTGA
- a CDS encoding DEAD/DEAH box helicase, translated as MPLSLERLRKEIVDARTTESTDWFSLLRDVSSFLNATRGSADEAKGQELVIRLLDMRHLLGQYDSILDAFVREAGLFPYLEPDRLGLSDAIAYEAHRPATGSDTVFHRVQGQVFQLLMSGQSVVLSAPTSFGKSLIVDAVVASRRFHNIVIVVPTLALLDETRRRLARFGPLYRVITHSSQKPGERNIFVHTQERVIENENIKNTDFFVIDEFYKLNPSDESERAQTLNLAFYKLSKQAKQFYMLGPNIQGIPPAFSDRFRCIFIKTDFNTVVSEIHKFDVDDDLQHAIQLCSRLNEPTLIYVQSPNRARTVATRLKNVLSESSSPEAKASAAWVRANFHPQWMFAAALDAGIGVHHGRLPRSLTQLVVRNFNKGALKYLVCTSTLIEGVNTRAKNVIILDNKIATRKFDYFTFSNIRGRSGRMREHFIGHVYLYHEPPQEDLPFIDIPIVTQSANASDALLIQVDADELSQASADKVSKYYNDPLLPLELLKENAGIDPAAQIDIANAIISDFHNAHAMLNWRGYPSIPQLRWTCELIWKYFTNGRFKSGAGSGSQLSFLLSMTLRAKRFEDAVELFKKDGMDIDEAIELTLDFQRQWAEFRAPNLLSALNRIQRHIFERYNRQPGNYEAYIVQIENLGRSPIVNALDEYGIPTQIGQVVWQQLGTPDTLDLTLDRLRSSSSFFSGLTLFETMLVAEVRNTL; from the coding sequence ATGCCTTTGAGTCTTGAACGTCTCCGCAAAGAGATTGTGGATGCAAGAACCACTGAGAGCACAGATTGGTTTTCTTTGCTTCGGGACGTCTCCTCATTTCTCAATGCGACTCGTGGTAGCGCCGACGAAGCAAAGGGACAGGAACTTGTCATTCGCCTGCTGGACATGAGACATCTGCTAGGCCAGTATGACTCAATCTTGGATGCCTTCGTGCGGGAAGCAGGATTATTCCCTTACCTCGAGCCCGATAGGCTGGGATTGTCCGACGCCATCGCATACGAAGCCCATAGACCGGCGACCGGCTCAGACACTGTCTTTCATCGAGTGCAAGGGCAGGTCTTCCAATTGTTAATGTCGGGACAGAGTGTCGTGCTCAGTGCGCCGACAAGCTTCGGCAAAAGCCTTATCGTCGACGCGGTTGTTGCGTCCCGGCGCTTTCACAACATCGTTATCGTCGTGCCAACATTGGCGCTACTGGATGAAACGCGTCGGCGGCTGGCTCGGTTCGGGCCGCTGTACAGAGTTATTACGCACTCCTCGCAAAAGCCGGGCGAACGCAATATCTTCGTTCATACGCAAGAGCGTGTCATCGAAAACGAGAACATTAAAAATACGGATTTCTTCGTCATCGACGAGTTTTACAAGCTGAATCCGTCGGACGAAAGTGAACGGGCGCAGACACTTAACTTGGCGTTCTACAAGTTGTCGAAACAAGCGAAGCAGTTCTATATGCTCGGTCCGAACATTCAAGGGATACCCCCGGCGTTTTCCGACAGATTCCGTTGCATCTTCATCAAGACCGACTTCAACACGGTTGTATCGGAAATTCACAAATTCGACGTCGACGATGACCTCCAGCACGCTATACAGCTCTGCTCGCGGCTCAACGAACCGACCTTGATTTACGTCCAGTCGCCCAACCGCGCCAGAACCGTAGCGACTAGGTTAAAAAATGTGTTGTCCGAGTCATCATCTCCCGAGGCTAAAGCCTCCGCCGCATGGGTCCGCGCTAACTTCCATCCACAGTGGATGTTTGCCGCTGCCTTGGACGCGGGAATCGGCGTGCATCACGGCAGACTGCCCCGGTCGCTAACGCAGTTGGTTGTACGCAACTTCAATAAAGGTGCGCTGAAGTATCTCGTGTGCACGTCAACGCTCATTGAAGGCGTCAACACTCGCGCCAAGAATGTCATCATCTTAGATAACAAGATTGCGACGAGAAAGTTCGACTACTTCACGTTCTCAAACATTCGCGGCCGGTCGGGGCGTATGCGCGAACACTTCATCGGACACGTCTACCTGTACCACGAGCCTCCTCAAGAAGACTTGCCGTTCATTGACATACCAATTGTCACGCAATCCGCTAACGCTAGCGATGCCCTTCTCATACAGGTTGATGCCGATGAACTCAGTCAGGCGTCCGCTGACAAGGTCTCTAAGTACTACAATGACCCGTTGTTGCCGCTGGAATTACTCAAAGAAAACGCGGGCATCGACCCGGCGGCGCAGATTGATATCGCCAATGCAATAATTAGCGACTTCCACAATGCGCACGCGATGCTGAACTGGCGGGGATATCCGTCCATACCGCAGTTGCGGTGGACCTGCGAACTAATTTGGAAGTATTTCACCAACGGGCGTTTCAAAAGCGGTGCAGGTAGCGGTTCGCAACTTTCATTTTTGCTTTCGATGACATTGCGAGCGAAACGTTTCGAGGATGCCGTCGAACTGTTCAAGAAAGATGGAATGGATATCGACGAGGCAATTGAACTGACGCTCGATTTCCAACGGCAGTGGGCAGAATTCCGGGCGCCGAACCTTTTATCGGCGCTGAACCGGATTCAACGACATATCTTTGAGCGATACAACCGGCAACCGGGAAATTACGAGGCATACATTGTTCAAATCGAGAACTTGGGCCGGAGCCCCATCGTAAATGCATTAGATGAATACGGAATTCCTACCCAGATAGGCCAGGTCGTGTGGCAGCAGTTAGGTACGCCAGATACGCTCGACCTGACTCTCGACAGACTGCGTAGTTCATCAAGCTTTTTTTCAGGGCTGACGTTGTTCGAAACCATGCTAGTGGCCGAGGTTCGCAACACGCTCTAG